A region from the Mesorhizobium sp. J8 genome encodes:
- a CDS encoding tellurite resistance TerB family protein gives MPLLSPHEAVIHLMVITSASDRDMTDVELARIGDVVRSWPVFVDFNQDRLVQVAQACQKALHDKDGLEGVLARVAEALPERLRDTAYAAAFEVAAVDLEMRMEEVRVLQLIRLKLDLDTLTVAAIARAAKARLRTLT, from the coding sequence ATGCCTTTGCTGAGCCCGCATGAAGCCGTGATCCACTTGATGGTCATCACATCGGCTTCGGATCGCGACATGACCGATGTCGAGCTCGCGCGGATCGGCGATGTCGTCCGCTCCTGGCCGGTGTTCGTCGATTTCAACCAGGACAGGCTGGTTCAGGTGGCACAAGCCTGTCAGAAGGCGCTGCACGACAAGGACGGGCTGGAAGGCGTGCTGGCGCGTGTCGCCGAAGCGCTGCCCGAGCGGCTGCGCGACACCGCCTACGCCGCCGCCTTCGAGGTCGCCGCCGTCGATCTCGAGATGCGCATGGAGGAGGTCAGGGTGCTGCAGCTCATCCGCCTCAAGCTCGATCTCGACACACTGACCGTGGCCGCGATCGCGCGTGCAGCCAAAGCGCGCCTGCGCACGCTGACTTAG